A part of Caretta caretta isolate rCarCar2 chromosome 1, rCarCar1.hap1, whole genome shotgun sequence genomic DNA contains:
- the LOC125631669 gene encoding olfactory receptor 51G2-like, whose protein sequence is MSAVNHTKFQFTIFLLPGIPGKEDVYLWISIPFCLMYVISIVGNSVILFIIKTDPSLHEPMYIFLSMLSITDLGLSISTIPTILGMFLFNSREISLDACFAQLFFIHLLQCMESSFLLLMAFDRFIAICHPLRYASILTPWRLSKMGLLCVLRGVVLVLPLPFLLKRFQYCRTNILSHFYCVHQEVMNLACSDITVNNVYGLSILVLTFGLDSLLIFLSYVMIFKTVLNVVSHAECLRALNTCVSHLCAVLLFYLPEIGLSVIHRFGNSSSHLLQFVLGYFYLLVPPLMNPIVYSVNSKQLRARIIRVFIN, encoded by the coding sequence ATGTCAGCTGTCAATCATACCAAATTCCAATTTACAATTTTCCTTCTCCCCGGAATAcctggaaaggaagatgtctaTCTCTGGATCTCTATCCCCTTCTGCTTAATGTATGTTATTTCAATAgtaggaaattcagtcattctgttcattataaaaacagatccaagcctccatgagcccatgtatattttcctttccatgttgtCCATCACAGACCTTGGCTTATCAATATCTACCATACCGACGATACTGGGCATGTTCTTGTTCAACTCTAGGGAGATCAGCCTTGATGCCTGTTTtgcccagctgttcttcatccacttGCTTCAATGTATGGAATCCTCCTTCCTCTTGTTGATGGCCTTTGACCGCTTCATTGCAATCTGTCACCCACTGAGATATGCCTCCATCTTAACTCCATGGAGGTTATCCAAAATGGGACTGCTGTGTGTGCTAAGAGGTGTAGTCCTAGTATTACCACTCCCTTTTCTGCTGAAACGGTTCCAATACTGTCGAACTAATATTCTCTCCCATTTCTACTGCGTACATCAGGAGGTCATGAACCTGGCTTGTTCGGATATCACAGTCAACAATGTCTATGGCTTGTCTATTCTAGTCTTAACTTTCGGGTTGGACTCGTTGCTCATCTTCCTCTCTTATGTGATGATCTTCAAAACAGTGCTGAATGTCGTGTCCCATGCGGAGTGTCTCAGGGCTTTGAACACCTGCGTTTCCCACCTCTGTGCTGTCCTGCTCTTCTACCTACCAGAGATCGGCTTGTCTGTGATACACAGATTTGGGAATAGCTCTTCTCACTTGCTTCAGTTTGTCCTGGGCTACTTCTATCTGCTGGTCCCACCCCTAATGAACCCCATCGTGTACAGCGTGAATAGCAAACAACTTCGTGCAAGGATAATCAGGGTGTTCATCAACTGA
- the LOC125642536 gene encoding olfactory receptor 51G2-like has protein sequence MSAANDTVFNSAVFLLTGIPGQEDVHIWISIPFSSMYAISIVGNSVILFIIKTDPSLHEPMYIFLSMLAVSDLGLSISTTPTILGIYLFNSREISLNACFAQLFFIHFLAKIEFSVLLFMAFDRFVAICNPLRYASILTPPRIANMGLVFVVRGVAVASPFPFLLKRFQYCRANVLSHSYCLHQDVMKLACSDITVNTIYGMFTTVFTLGLDSLLIFFSHVMILKTVLSIASHTECLRALNTCFSHICAVLLFYIPDISLAVIHRFGNSSSHLLRILLEYVDLLVLPLISPIVYSVKSRHLRVRIIRAFVK, from the coding sequence ATGTCAGCTGCGAATGACACCGTATTCAACTCTGCAGTGTTCCTTCTCactgggatacctgggcaggaagacGTCCATATCTGGATCTCTATCCCCTTCAGCTCAATGTACGCTATTTCGATAGTAGGAAATTCAGTAattctgttcattataaaaacagatccaagcctccatgagcccatgtatattttcctttccatgttggccGTCTCAGACCTTGGCTTATCGATATCCACCACACCGACAATCCTGGGCATATACTTGTTTAACTCTAGGGAGATCAGCCTTAATGCCTGTTTtgcccagctgttcttcatccacttTCTTGCAAAAATTGAATTTTCTGTACTCTTGTTCATGGCCTTTGACCGCTTTGTTgccatctgtaacccactgagatATGCTTCCATTTTAACTCCACCGAGAATAGCCAACATGGGGTTGGTGTTTGTGGTAAGAGGGGTGGCTGTAGCTTCACCATTCCCCTTTCTCCTGAAAAGGTTCCAATACTGTCGAGCCAACGTCCTCTCGCATTCCTACTGCCTGCACCAGGATGTCATGAAGTTGGCTTGTTCGGATATCACAGTCAACACCATCTACGGCATGTTTACTACAGTTTTCACATTGGGGTTGGACTCGCTGCTCATCTTCTTCTCTCATGTGATGATCCTCAAAACAGTGCTGAGCATCGCATCCCACACGGAGTGCCTCAGGGCCCTGAACACCTGCTTCTCCCACATCTGCGCCGTCCTGCTCTTCTATATACCAGACATTAGCCTGGCTGTGATACACAGATTTGGGAATAGCTCTTCTCACTTACTTAGGATTCTCCTGGAATACGTCGACCTGCTGGTCCTGCCCCTGATAAGCCCAATCGTGTATAGCGTGAAAAGCAGACATCTTCGTGTGAGGATAATCAGGGCCTTCGTCAAATGA